From a single Chitinophaga sp. Cy-1792 genomic region:
- a CDS encoding ABC transporter permease — MYSNYFSIAIRNLRINKGYSLINIGGLAIGMASAILILMWVMDEVRFDRFHAHADRIYQVWSNDTIVGKIRSISATPEVMAPTLKTDYPEIEEVTRTRWTRNLLGIPGQSNNLLSSGAVVDAGFLSIFSFPLLKGDVRLVLKDPNSIVLTAALATKLFNNTDPVGKIVTMGGKINYTVSGILKDIPSNSQFSYIQYLTSYQREMIDRDWSNFSISTFILLKPKADADLLNTKLKTIITQHTTETQTTEFLYPFSQTHLYDNFENGIATGGHITTVRTFFLIALFILLIACINFMNLATARSGKRAKEIGVRKAIGAQKHTIILQFLIESVILSAIAGFVAYILVAFSLPFFNQLTGKQLQIEYNNPYYWMAAVGFILLTGILAGSYPAFFLSGFKPVAGLKGLKRTGPSMVNPRKVLVVLQFTFAVTLIICTIIISQQIKHGQQRKTGLNMQQLVNVSMNDEMASHYSLIKQALITAGYATSVSKVQSPLSENWGYGLSLRWQGRPEGLRAQVNRYSTDGSLITTAGMHLLAGRDIDVNKYPTDSSACIINEAAVKLMGFKSPLGQEIYDDPDSWHVVGVIEDFIQESPYMPVKPIVIKGPKSWMSTMLICLNPDKPVAANVAGMEKIFREYNPAYPFEYQFADDAYNMKFGNEQLTGKLTGLFAGLTIFISCLGLFGLAAFMAESRFREIGIRKVLGASTANITVLLSKEFVQLVIIAVLIASPVAYLISHRWLQDFYYRIQINSWTFVAAGAVAIMIALLTVSSQAIKAALTNPVKSLKSE, encoded by the coding sequence ATGTACAGTAATTATTTCAGCATTGCCATCAGGAATCTCCGTATCAACAAAGGATATTCTCTGATCAACATTGGCGGACTGGCCATAGGAATGGCCAGCGCGATACTTATCCTGATGTGGGTAATGGATGAAGTGCGCTTCGACAGGTTCCATGCTCATGCAGATCGTATTTACCAGGTATGGTCTAACGACACCATCGTTGGTAAGATCAGGTCCATAAGTGCGACACCGGAAGTAATGGCGCCAACACTAAAAACGGATTACCCGGAAATAGAAGAGGTAACCCGCACCCGTTGGACCCGCAACCTGCTGGGCATTCCAGGACAAAGTAACAACCTGTTATCTTCCGGCGCCGTGGTTGATGCAGGATTCCTGTCTATCTTCTCTTTCCCATTGCTGAAGGGTGATGTCCGGCTTGTATTAAAAGACCCAAACAGCATTGTGCTCACGGCGGCTCTGGCTACTAAACTCTTCAACAATACAGATCCTGTTGGTAAAATAGTTACCATGGGTGGCAAAATCAATTATACCGTTTCCGGTATTTTAAAAGACATCCCCTCCAACTCTCAGTTCAGCTATATACAATACCTGACTTCGTACCAGCGTGAAATGATCGATCGCGACTGGAGCAACTTCAGCATTTCTACGTTTATACTACTAAAACCAAAAGCAGATGCGGACTTACTGAACACCAAGCTAAAAACAATTATCACACAGCATACCACCGAAACCCAGACGACTGAATTCCTCTATCCTTTTTCACAGACACACCTATACGACAATTTCGAAAATGGCATTGCCACTGGCGGCCATATTACTACTGTCAGAACATTTTTCCTGATAGCGTTATTCATCCTGCTGATTGCCTGTATCAATTTCATGAACCTGGCTACAGCACGCAGTGGCAAGCGCGCCAAAGAAATAGGTGTAAGAAAGGCTATAGGCGCACAAAAACACACTATCATCCTGCAGTTCCTTATAGAGTCAGTCATATTATCTGCCATAGCTGGTTTTGTGGCCTACATCCTGGTGGCTTTCAGCTTACCATTTTTCAATCAGCTGACTGGAAAACAGCTGCAGATAGAATACAACAACCCTTACTATTGGATGGCTGCCGTTGGATTTATATTGCTCACCGGCATACTCGCCGGCAGCTATCCGGCATTTTTTCTTTCCGGGTTCAAACCTGTGGCGGGATTGAAAGGACTGAAAAGAACCGGCCCTTCCATGGTGAATCCCCGCAAAGTATTGGTGGTACTACAGTTTACTTTTGCTGTTACACTGATTATCTGCACCATCATTATCTCCCAGCAAATAAAACACGGGCAACAGCGGAAAACCGGACTGAATATGCAGCAACTGGTGAATGTGAGTATGAACGACGAAATGGCCTCGCATTATTCCCTTATCAAACAGGCACTGATAACTGCCGGCTATGCCACGTCTGTAAGTAAAGTACAGTCTCCGCTGTCAGAGAACTGGGGATATGGCCTGAGTCTGCGCTGGCAGGGCCGGCCCGAAGGCCTCAGAGCCCAGGTAAACCGCTATTCCACAGATGGTAGCCTTATCACAACAGCAGGTATGCACCTCCTGGCAGGAAGAGATATAGACGTCAATAAATACCCGACAGATTCATCTGCCTGTATCATCAACGAGGCAGCGGTGAAATTAATGGGCTTTAAATCGCCCTTAGGACAGGAAATTTACGACGATCCCGACAGCTGGCATGTGGTAGGCGTTATTGAGGATTTCATCCAGGAATCGCCTTATATGCCCGTAAAGCCCATTGTGATCAAAGGCCCCAAAAGCTGGATGTCGACCATGCTGATATGCCTCAACCCCGACAAACCAGTAGCAGCCAACGTTGCGGGCATGGAAAAGATATTCAGGGAATATAACCCCGCCTATCCTTTTGAATACCAGTTTGCAGATGATGCCTATAACATGAAGTTTGGCAATGAACAGCTGACAGGAAAGTTAACAGGCCTCTTCGCAGGACTCACCATCTTTATTTCCTGCCTGGGACTGTTCGGACTCGCCGCCTTCATGGCAGAAAGCCGCTTCAGGGAAATCGGCATCCGAAAAGTACTTGGTGCATCCACAGCGAACATCACCGTACTGCTATCCAAAGAATTTGTACAACTGGTCATCATTGCTGTGCTGATAGCCTCTCCGGTGGCCTATCTTATCAGTCACCGCTGGCTGCAGGACTTCTACTACCGGATACAAATCAATAGCTGGACATTCGTTGCTGCAGGCGCAGTGGCCATCATGATCGCCCTGCTCACCGTCAGCTCACAGGCCATCAAAGCAGCATTGACCAACCCCGTTAAGAGTTTAAAATCCGAATAA
- a CDS encoding YqgE/AlgH family protein yields the protein MNEGIFLHSTSLLDDTFFENTVIYITEHNEKGAMGFVVNQPFPRKINELKEFSHSIPFPLYIGGPVDQEHIYFIHQRPDLISGGDPIRDNVYLGGDFKSAIQHINSRELTEKDIKIFIGYCGWDDKELEEEINEGSWEIETAGSAF from the coding sequence ATGAATGAGGGCATCTTTTTACATAGCACAAGTTTGCTGGATGACACCTTTTTTGAGAACACAGTGATTTACATCACTGAGCACAATGAAAAAGGAGCCATGGGGTTTGTTGTCAACCAACCCTTTCCACGAAAAATCAATGAACTGAAAGAATTCAGCCATAGTATTCCTTTTCCTTTATACATTGGTGGCCCTGTAGACCAGGAGCACATCTATTTTATTCATCAGCGGCCTGACCTTATCAGTGGCGGCGATCCAATCAGGGATAACGTCTACCTCGGTGGCGACTTCAAATCCGCGATTCAGCATATCAATTCCAGGGAACTCACCGAAAAGGATATTAAAATCTTTATCGGCTACTGTGGCTGGGATGATAAGGAACTCGAAGAAGAAATCAACGAAGGCAGCTGGGAGATAGAAACGGCCGGCAGCGCATTCTAA
- a CDS encoding AraC family transcriptional regulator translates to MKKSQPLRIKTISEFHALRHLPKPAHPLISVIRLDETHAAAEEDPVNIVFDFYIIALKRNFNVKFRYGQQQYDFNEGVLCFMSPGQVFGVGETTDANDAPRVSGWMLCIHPDFLWHTPLATNIRKYEFFDYAVHEALFLSDKEENTLIGIMENIQQEYLTNIDKFSQHIIIAQLEVLLNYADRFYNRQFLTRKIANHRILDSLEAILEEYFNSDQLPQKGLPGVKEIAAKLNLSPNYLSTLLKVMTGRNTQQHIQDKMMEKAKEKISSTTLSVSEIAYELGFDHPQSFSRLFKSRTGLSPLEFRASFR, encoded by the coding sequence ATGAAAAAGTCTCAGCCGCTACGTATCAAAACAATCAGCGAATTTCATGCGCTGCGTCATCTGCCAAAACCGGCACACCCGCTGATCAGCGTGATCCGGCTGGATGAAACACATGCTGCTGCTGAGGAGGACCCTGTGAATATTGTCTTCGACTTTTATATCATCGCCCTGAAACGCAACTTCAATGTAAAATTCAGGTATGGTCAGCAACAATATGATTTTAACGAAGGTGTGCTGTGCTTTATGTCGCCCGGACAGGTATTCGGTGTGGGGGAGACTACAGATGCCAATGACGCACCGCGCGTTTCCGGATGGATGCTCTGCATTCATCCGGATTTCTTGTGGCATACGCCACTGGCAACGAATATACGTAAGTATGAGTTTTTTGATTATGCCGTACATGAGGCGCTATTCCTTTCTGATAAAGAAGAAAATACCCTCATCGGTATTATGGAAAATATACAGCAGGAATATCTGACGAACATCGATAAATTCAGCCAGCATATTATCATTGCGCAGTTGGAAGTATTGCTGAATTACGCGGATCGTTTCTATAACCGGCAGTTTCTTACACGAAAAATAGCTAACCACCGGATATTGGATAGTCTGGAAGCTATACTGGAAGAGTATTTTAATAGTGATCAGCTGCCGCAGAAAGGTTTGCCTGGTGTTAAAGAAATTGCTGCAAAATTAAATCTCTCTCCCAACTACCTCAGTACCTTGTTAAAGGTAATGACAGGCAGAAATACACAGCAGCATATCCAGGATAAGATGATGGAGAAAGCCAAAGAGAAGATCTCCTCTACAACGTTGTCGGTAAGTGAAATTGCCTATGAACTTGGGTTTGATCATCCGCAGTCTTTCAGCAGGCTGTTCAAATCCAGAACAGGTTTGTCGCCGCTGGAGTTCAGGGCTTCTTTCAGATAG
- a CDS encoding helix-turn-helix domain-containing protein: protein MKKDTIIDLQRVENEAFEGNNCPMTNALKIIGGKWKLQLLNSIRKECPLRFGELKKKMQDITQATLTLQLRELERDGIIERKIYAETPPRVEYKLTELGKKLVPAIEALCAFGDAYCAERPAGKVLNS, encoded by the coding sequence ATGAAAAAAGATACTATTATTGATTTACAGAGAGTTGAAAATGAAGCATTTGAAGGAAATAACTGTCCGATGACAAATGCATTGAAAATAATAGGTGGTAAATGGAAGCTGCAGTTGCTGAACAGCATCCGTAAGGAATGTCCGTTGCGTTTTGGTGAGTTGAAGAAGAAGATGCAGGACATAACGCAGGCCACACTTACCTTACAGCTTCGTGAGCTGGAGCGCGATGGTATTATAGAAAGAAAGATATATGCAGAAACCCCGCCCAGAGTAGAGTATAAGCTCACCGAGCTTGGAAAGAAGCTGGTGCCGGCAATCGAAGCGTTATGTGCCTTTGGTGATGCCTATTGTGCTGAAAGGCCAGCGGGGAAGGTCTTGAATTCGTAA
- a CDS encoding DUF2490 domain-containing protein: MKHTALTALLLLLFITAMGQSQSNSWLRLSVEMPLAPKLNSVIEWQSRAQGFENGGLITSPLLHSVRPWLNYKIQENTTLSLSPIAYYYLYPVTISPKDQSKPAQQEWRTTVAVEQRWPLTQRFSLQSRTGLEFRNFSRQQDVIRVRQKFGMDYCLSPQVHVLAYDEVMANLYAGSFFEQNRLGAGVSFQLNKALGVETGYLYINRALPFYQGLLNQHVLYINIRLRFFRRFSAATGGGETLR; this comes from the coding sequence ATGAAACATACAGCACTCACAGCGTTGCTGCTGCTACTGTTTATTACAGCGATGGGACAGTCGCAAAGCAACAGCTGGCTGCGGTTGTCGGTGGAAATGCCGCTGGCACCAAAGCTCAACAGCGTAATAGAATGGCAATCCAGGGCACAGGGATTTGAGAATGGCGGCCTTATTACCAGTCCGCTGTTGCATTCGGTGCGGCCCTGGCTAAATTATAAAATACAGGAAAATACTACGTTGTCGTTAAGTCCGATCGCTTATTACTACCTGTATCCGGTTACCATATCCCCAAAAGATCAATCGAAACCGGCACAGCAGGAGTGGAGAACGACGGTGGCAGTAGAACAAAGATGGCCGCTGACACAAAGGTTCTCGCTGCAATCCAGGACAGGACTGGAATTCAGGAACTTCAGCCGGCAGCAGGATGTGATCAGGGTAAGACAGAAATTTGGAATGGATTATTGCTTATCGCCGCAGGTACATGTACTGGCATACGATGAAGTAATGGCGAACCTGTATGCCGGCAGCTTTTTTGAGCAGAATCGTTTAGGCGCCGGCGTTAGCTTTCAACTGAATAAGGCGTTGGGTGTGGAAACTGGTTATCTGTACATCAACAGGGCTTTGCCCTTTTATCAGGGGCTGCTGAACCAACATGTTCTTTATATAAATATCAGACTTCGATTTTTCCGGCGTTTCTCCGCCGCCACAGGCGGCGGAGAAACGCTCCGATAG
- a CDS encoding DUF4268 domain-containing protein, producing the protein MYTKEEVSKQKQAFWTAFGKYMKPVLSADGNIISWSNYKTGIPGMFFRIDADNKTASVAIAITQADMDLHRRLYEQLTVQRSVLEEILGEDDWSWQSETTDDYGKTISTISKRIAGVSVMNEADWPAIISFFKPRMMALDEFWSMAKYGFEALL; encoded by the coding sequence ATGTACACCAAAGAGGAAGTATCTAAACAAAAACAGGCATTCTGGACAGCCTTCGGTAAATATATGAAACCGGTTTTATCAGCAGATGGCAATATCATCAGCTGGTCTAACTACAAAACAGGCATACCCGGTATGTTTTTTAGAATAGATGCAGATAATAAAACCGCATCTGTAGCGATTGCCATTACACAGGCAGATATGGACCTGCATCGGCGACTCTATGAACAGCTGACAGTGCAACGAAGCGTTTTAGAGGAAATACTGGGGGAAGATGACTGGAGCTGGCAATCAGAAACTACCGACGACTATGGCAAAACCATTAGTACCATCAGCAAACGGATTGCAGGCGTTTCCGTGATGAACGAGGCCGACTGGCCAGCTATTATTTCATTCTTTAAGCCACGGATGATGGCACTGGATGAGTTTTGGAGTATGGCGAAATATGGATTTGAAGCTCTTCTATAA
- a CDS encoding MFS transporter, whose protein sequence is MTQRNSAWLSLIIVSTAVFLSVIDIFIVNVALPSIKTGLHGTDADLQLIIALYLLGHAIFLITAGRLGDFYGRKRMFMLGMATFVITSCCCGFAATPLQMNISRFLQGTGAALMLPQSITYIQLLFPDPQQRIKALGIYGSIAGTASVIGQLLGGILPDVHSIVEGWRLIFLINLPIGTIAIIAAWKMLPETSTGQNKKFDWTGVLLLTTMLCFLIFPLVYGRELGWPTWTILLLISSIVLLFGFILQQQKKSTAALVDMRLFRFKDFNIGLMAVLFYFMVQDSYFLINAVLLQTGLGYSSSTAGVLFTFQGIGYVVASVLSIRLVPVYGKRVLQTGIGIMIFSLFAHILFFSLQINSMAGLTIILFAYGTGCGSVLPSLLTMALKSIPTAFAGTASGVFTTLQQTAIALGVCISGGIFFYIIQHTGYISAYQAATSVNIGLLVLTGYCLYRLPEA, encoded by the coding sequence ATGACACAAAGAAATTCAGCCTGGCTCTCACTGATCATCGTTTCCACCGCCGTATTCTTATCGGTGATAGATATCTTCATCGTCAATGTGGCACTGCCTTCCATCAAAACAGGATTACATGGCACCGATGCCGACCTGCAGTTAATTATCGCATTATACTTGTTAGGCCACGCGATATTTTTAATTACCGCCGGCCGGCTCGGCGACTTCTATGGCCGGAAACGTATGTTCATGCTAGGCATGGCGACATTCGTTATAACGTCCTGCTGTTGTGGCTTTGCGGCAACACCGCTACAAATGAACATCTCCCGCTTTTTGCAGGGAACCGGCGCTGCACTGATGTTACCACAAAGCATCACCTATATCCAGCTGTTGTTTCCTGATCCACAACAACGTATCAAAGCGCTGGGTATTTATGGCAGTATCGCCGGCACCGCTTCTGTTATCGGGCAGTTGCTGGGAGGCATACTCCCGGATGTACATAGCATCGTGGAAGGATGGCGGCTGATCTTCCTCATCAACCTGCCCATTGGTACCATCGCCATCATTGCGGCCTGGAAAATGCTGCCCGAAACCAGCACCGGACAAAATAAAAAATTCGACTGGACAGGCGTCCTGCTGCTCACCACCATGTTATGTTTCCTGATATTCCCGCTGGTATACGGGCGCGAACTGGGATGGCCCACCTGGACGATACTACTGCTCATTTCCAGTATAGTACTGCTTTTCGGGTTTATCTTACAGCAGCAGAAAAAATCTACAGCAGCATTGGTAGACATGCGCCTCTTTCGTTTCAAAGATTTCAATATAGGCCTGATGGCCGTTTTGTTCTACTTCATGGTACAGGATTCCTATTTCCTCATCAACGCCGTACTACTGCAAACAGGCCTTGGATACAGTTCTTCGACAGCAGGCGTATTATTTACCTTCCAGGGAATAGGCTATGTGGTGGCTTCCGTGTTATCGATACGACTGGTACCCGTTTACGGGAAACGTGTATTGCAAACCGGTATCGGCATTATGATCTTCAGCCTGTTCGCACATATCCTGTTTTTCTCACTGCAAATAAATTCAATGGCGGGATTAACCATTATCCTGTTTGCTTATGGCACCGGCTGCGGCTCCGTACTGCCGTCTTTACTAACCATGGCGTTAAAAAGTATCCCGACAGCCTTTGCCGGCACGGCATCGGGGGTATTCACCACCTTGCAGCAAACAGCCATCGCACTGGGCGTCTGCATCTCCGGCGGAATATTTTTCTATATCATACAGCATACCGGTTATATCTCTGCCTATCAGGCAGCCACCAGCGTGAATATCGGGCTACTGGTACTAACAGGATATTGTTTGTACAGATTACCCGAAGCGTAA
- a CDS encoding sulfite exporter TauE/SafE family protein yields MEIIGYVAATLIGLSLGLIGGGGSILTVPVLVYLFGLDAAEATLYSLMVVGTTSLTGVFGAYKRGQLDVRMSLMYAAVSVLVVVITRRLLLPLVPDELFTIGSFAVTKGFATMMLLAVLMLLSAVSMIRKKQTDATLASAPITTRINRQLVGNAALIGLITGLLGAGGGFLLIPALVFVQQLPMKKAVGTSLLIITLNSLIGFAADAAGHTLNWSLLLGITAMAILGIIAGGRLGRKISSAPLQKAFGWFVLVMGCYIIFLEVAK; encoded by the coding sequence ATGGAAATTATAGGATATGTGGCGGCGACATTAATTGGGCTTTCCCTTGGGTTGATAGGAGGGGGAGGGTCTATTCTGACGGTGCCGGTACTGGTATATTTATTTGGACTGGATGCAGCGGAAGCCACGCTTTATAGCCTGATGGTGGTTGGTACTACCAGTCTGACAGGTGTTTTTGGCGCCTATAAGCGCGGACAGCTGGATGTTAGGATGTCGCTGATGTATGCTGCGGTATCGGTACTGGTAGTGGTAATAACGAGGCGGTTGCTGTTGCCGTTGGTGCCGGACGAATTATTTACCATTGGGAGCTTTGCCGTAACCAAAGGCTTTGCTACGATGATGTTGCTGGCAGTGCTGATGTTATTGTCTGCCGTATCGATGATCAGAAAGAAACAAACGGATGCTACACTGGCATCTGCCCCAATAACTACCCGTATCAACAGGCAGCTGGTAGGAAATGCCGCCCTGATAGGATTAATAACGGGATTATTGGGTGCTGGTGGCGGTTTTCTGCTAATACCGGCCCTGGTATTCGTACAGCAGCTGCCTATGAAGAAAGCCGTGGGCACGTCCCTGCTGATCATCACCTTAAACTCACTTATAGGATTTGCGGCAGATGCTGCCGGCCATACCCTCAACTGGAGCTTACTACTGGGCATCACTGCCATGGCCATACTCGGGATCATTGCCGGCGGCCGCTTAGGCCGTAAGATCAGCAGCGCCCCGTTACAAAAGGCATTTGGTTGGTTCGTGCTGGTGATGGGCTGCTATATCATCTTCCTGGAAGTCGCAAAGTGA
- a CDS encoding methylenetetrahydrofolate reductase, producing MKSDLRRKISERNTGLVLYSLTPPKITTAEERVLSIAHNQMENLKRLDIDGLILYDIQDEATRTEKERTFSFIPTIAPENYGYNFLADLQVPKIIYKSIANQTRETFGNWLQNNNHLDLAVFVGASSHQQIAATKFSLTDAYELHKATSSNILLGGITIPERHSKKGDEHLRIQHKINNGCGFFVSQCVYNLNDTKNLLSDYYYNATENGMEMAPLIFTLAPCGSLKTLQFMEWLGIEVPKWLYNDLKNSRDILTTSVQTATNIAAEILNYAHAKNIPVGFNIESISNKKEEINAAHELLQYILELTKSLRNKPELSVPQGSSRVQVY from the coding sequence ATGAAATCTGATCTTAGACGTAAAATATCAGAAAGAAACACTGGCCTAGTACTTTACAGCCTGACTCCTCCAAAGATCACCACTGCAGAGGAAAGGGTATTGTCGATCGCACATAATCAGATGGAAAACCTGAAGCGACTGGACATTGATGGTCTGATCCTGTATGATATCCAGGACGAAGCTACCCGTACGGAGAAGGAAAGAACATTTTCCTTTATCCCTACCATAGCACCGGAAAATTACGGCTATAACTTCCTGGCGGATCTCCAGGTACCTAAGATCATTTATAAAAGCATTGCCAACCAGACCAGGGAAACCTTTGGTAACTGGCTGCAAAATAACAATCACCTCGACCTGGCAGTATTTGTAGGCGCCTCTTCCCATCAACAGATAGCAGCCACGAAGTTCAGTCTGACCGATGCCTATGAACTGCACAAGGCCACTTCCTCCAACATTTTATTAGGCGGGATTACCATACCGGAGCGTCATAGCAAGAAAGGCGATGAACACCTTCGTATACAGCATAAAATCAATAATGGCTGCGGCTTTTTCGTATCACAATGTGTGTACAACCTGAACGACACGAAAAACCTGTTATCCGACTACTATTACAATGCCACTGAAAACGGTATGGAGATGGCACCGCTCATCTTTACACTGGCGCCTTGCGGTTCTCTGAAAACTTTACAGTTCATGGAATGGCTCGGCATTGAAGTACCGAAATGGCTGTACAACGACCTCAAAAATTCCCGCGACATTCTCACTACCTCTGTACAAACCGCTACCAATATAGCCGCAGAGATACTGAACTATGCACATGCGAAAAATATTCCTGTAGGATTCAATATCGAAAGCATCTCTAACAAAAAAGAAGAGATCAATGCGGCACACGAACTGCTGCAATATATACTGGAGCTGACCAAATCCCTGCGTAACAAGCCGGAATTGTCCGTACCACAAGGTAGCAGCCGCGTACAGGTATATTAA
- a CDS encoding SDR family oxidoreductase, which produces MSVKKTVCLVTGASSGIGHAIAQYLQQQPNTEVIVTARRKERLEALAAHHTTIIPGDITEPAFQDNLISYIWERYGYCDYLFNCAGNIETGTIEEINIDRVTAMLRLNIEATFRLTYAILKKFKEQEYGHIVNLSSVLGTKVRATAGAYAASKYAIEALSEALRMELTNSAIKITCIEPGLVMTELHNSWEVHPKDSMNIPHPLSTADIVAVVKFIMEQPAHVNIPKLMILPKGHNI; this is translated from the coding sequence ATGTCTGTAAAGAAAACTGTTTGTCTTGTCACCGGCGCCAGCAGCGGCATTGGCCATGCCATCGCCCAATACCTGCAGCAACAGCCCAATACCGAAGTCATTGTGACGGCACGCCGTAAAGAGCGCCTGGAAGCACTGGCAGCACATCATACCACCATTATACCCGGAGATATCACAGAACCGGCATTTCAGGACAACCTGATTTCGTATATATGGGAACGTTATGGTTACTGCGACTACCTCTTTAACTGTGCAGGAAATATAGAAACCGGTACCATCGAAGAAATTAATATTGACCGGGTAACAGCTATGCTGCGACTGAACATTGAGGCAACGTTCCGGCTTACCTATGCTATACTGAAAAAGTTCAAGGAACAGGAATATGGCCACATCGTTAACCTTTCCAGTGTGCTGGGCACTAAAGTACGCGCTACCGCCGGCGCCTACGCTGCCAGCAAATATGCCATAGAAGCCCTTTCCGAAGCCCTGCGTATGGAACTCACCAACTCCGCCATTAAGATCACCTGCATAGAACCCGGGCTGGTAATGACAGAGCTGCATAATAGCTGGGAAGTACATCCGAAAGATAGCATGAACATCCCACACCCCTTATCTACAGCAGATATCGTGGCAGTAGTTAAATTTATCATGGAGCAACCCGCACATGTAAATATTCCTAAACTGATGATCTTACCCAAAGGGCATAATATCTGA
- a CDS encoding NAD(P)H-binding protein gives MKIVLTGSIGHIGKPLAQILVDKGHAVTVISSNPDKETAIQALGAGAAIGSITDLDFLTAAFTGADLVYTMLPPENYTDQQLDLEGRVREVVNNYKQAILKSGVKRVIHLSSIGAHRDTRNGLLRFHHIAETILRELPEDIQVSFMRPTGFYYNLLGYIRMIKNQGLIAANYGADDIVSWVAPADIAAAIAEIVENPPAANHYVRYVVSDELSCNETATILGKAIGIPDLQWIRISDAEMLNGLLAAGLQPQLAKGLTEMYSQSNRAVLYEDYEQHRPARFGKIKMKDFAKDFAVAFVKG, from the coding sequence ATGAAAATAGTATTAACCGGATCAATCGGACATATCGGTAAGCCACTGGCACAAATCCTCGTAGACAAAGGACATGCAGTAACCGTTATCAGCAGTAATCCCGACAAGGAAACAGCCATTCAGGCCTTAGGTGCCGGCGCTGCCATAGGTTCCATTACGGACCTGGACTTCCTCACCGCCGCCTTTACCGGCGCTGATCTCGTTTATACCATGTTGCCACCTGAAAACTACACTGATCAGCAGCTGGACCTGGAAGGACGCGTAAGAGAGGTAGTAAATAACTATAAACAGGCTATCCTGAAATCAGGCGTTAAACGTGTTATCCACCTCAGCAGCATAGGTGCACACCGGGATACACGCAATGGCCTTCTGAGATTTCATCATATTGCTGAAACGATCCTGCGGGAACTGCCAGAGGATATACAGGTCTCGTTTATGCGTCCTACAGGCTTCTATTACAACCTGCTTGGCTACATCCGCATGATCAAAAATCAAGGTCTGATTGCCGCCAATTACGGCGCAGATGATATCGTATCCTGGGTAGCGCCCGCAGACATCGCTGCCGCTATTGCGGAGATAGTCGAAAACCCGCCGGCAGCCAACCACTATGTTCGCTATGTGGTGAGCGATGAACTTTCCTGTAACGAAACAGCTACCATCCTGGGAAAAGCTATCGGTATACCAGACCTGCAATGGATCAGGATATCAGATGCCGAAATGTTGAATGGCCTCCTCGCCGCCGGATTGCAGCCGCAATTAGCCAAAGGCCTGACGGAAATGTACAGCCAGTCCAACAGGGCTGTGCTATACGAAGATTATGAACAACACCGCCCGGCCCGGTTTGGCAAAATTAAAATGAAAGATTTTGCGAAAGACTTCGCCGTCGCTTTTGTAAAAGGTTAA